The Thermosipho melanesiensis BI429 sequence CACTGCCACATTCATATATACCACCTATTTCTTATCTAATTTGTACAATCTAATCTTGTGAGAAAGCGTCTTATAGTTAAGATTCAACATTTCGGCTGCCTTCATTCTGCTACTTGCTTTTTCCAAAGCAAGAGAAATATATCTTTTTTCTACATGCTTTACAAGTTTACTCGTAAAATTCCCTAAATCAATTCCTGAAAAAGTGTCTTTCTTAAATCTTGGAATATCTAGAATACCTCTTGTAACATATTCACTTGTCACCTTTACTAATTCCCGTGTATTTCCAGGCCAATTATATAATCTTAGTAACTCGTATTCGTCATCACTTGGAATTCTCTTTGGCAAAGAAGCATGTTTCTGATAAATGGAAGATAACACTTTATCAAAAATAAAAGCTATATCCTCTTTTCTTTCTCTAAGTGGCGGAATCTTTATGCCTGTATTTTTTGAAAAACTAATCTTTACCCCAGGAAGTTTAATTTTCAAATAAGATGAATATTCATTTAAATACATTCCATCTTCATATTTTAATTTAAGACGATCTGTTTTTTTTCCTTCCTTAACCAAACGTTCTAAAAACTCCCTAACAATAGGTCCCTGAAGTTCGGGAAAAGCAAATAACATATCATGTTCCATTTTTAGCATATCATATTTTATCTTTTCTTCCAGATACATAACAGCAAGTTCTAATTCTTTAAAAGACGAAACAACTATCTTTCCAGGAACAATCTTTTTCTCTTCAATATAAACTATATCCCAATAATTTTCTTTTAATTTCTTTTCTAAATTTTTATCGTAAATATCAAAAACTACCTTTTGATGATTATATAAAAATTCCCTCAGGTTCTCTACGAGAGCCTGAGGGATAAGGATTTTAATCAAAGTATCACCCCTTAATAATTCTTGTTCCTGTCTCACCCCTCAGGGCCTTATCTAAAACTGACATATCAGTAATTAGACATTCTTTACCTGTAGATTCAACAAAATCTATTGCAGCCTCTATTTTAGGTCCCATGCTTCCTTTCGGAAAATGGCCTTCTTGCAAAAATTTTTTCGCTTCCGTTGTAGTAATTTTGTCTAAAGCTTTTTGGTCTTCTTTTCCAAAATTCAAATAAACTTTTTCTACACCGGTTAAAATTATCAAAATATCAGCATCAACTTCCTTTGCAAGTAAAGCACTTGCTCTATCTTTATCAATTACTGCCTCTACACCTTTTAATTTGTTATCCTCAACTATTACTGGAATACCTCCACCACCGGCTGCAATAACCATAACATCATTTTTCATAAGCAATTTTATCACATCCTTCTCAACTATGTCCAGTGGTTTTGGAGATGGCACTACTCTTCTCCATCCTCTTCCAGCATCTTCAACTATCTTCCATCCTTTTTCTTTTTCCAACATCTTTGCTTCTTCTTCTGTATAAAAAGGACCTACAGGCTTAGTAGGATTTTGAAATGCTGGATCATTTTTATCAACTATAATCTGCGTAACTACTGCAGAAATTTCCATATCCTTTCCAATCGCTTTCAATTGATTTCTAATAGATTGTGCAATCATATATCCCAAACTGCCCTGTGTTTGTGCATCATTAACATCAATAGGAAATGGTGGTATTTTATCTTTAGCTATCTCCTGCTGTACCAGTAAATTACCTACTTGTGGTCCATTACCATGAGTTATAGCTACATCATATTCATCAATCATATTTACTATATATTTTGCTGTTTCAGAAAGATTTTTTAACATGTTCTCCGCTGTTGGTTTTTCACCAGGTCTATTTACAGCATTACCACCTATTGCAACAACTGCTAATTTCTTCATAAATTTTTCCCTCCTTGTGAACTTATAGCCGCGGCAATGGCTATAGAATTCTTTTTAGATTCACTTGTATCAGCTCGGGAAACTATTACAATAGGAGCTTTTGCCCCCATAATAATTCCAGCAATCTTTCCTTTTGCAAGGTAAACAGCAGATTTACCTAAAAAGTTTCCACTGTGTATATCTGGAAC is a genomic window containing:
- a CDS encoding helix-turn-helix domain-containing protein: MIKILIPQALVENLREFLYNHQKVVFDIYDKNLEKKLKENYWDIVYIEEKKIVPGKIVVSSFKELELAVMYLEEKIKYDMLKMEHDMLFAFPELQGPIVREFLERLVKEGKKTDRLKLKYEDGMYLNEYSSYLKIKLPGVKISFSKNTGIKIPPLRERKEDIAFIFDKVLSSIYQKHASLPKRIPSDDEYELLRLYNWPGNTRELVKVTSEYVTRGILDIPRFKKDTFSGIDLGNFTSKLVKHVEKRYISLALEKASSRMKAAEMLNLNYKTLSHKIRLYKLDKK
- the arcC gene encoding carbamate kinase → MKKLAVVAIGGNAVNRPGEKPTAENMLKNLSETAKYIVNMIDEYDVAITHGNGPQVGNLLVQQEIAKDKIPPFPIDVNDAQTQGSLGYMIAQSIRNQLKAIGKDMEISAVVTQIIVDKNDPAFQNPTKPVGPFYTEEEAKMLEKEKGWKIVEDAGRGWRRVVPSPKPLDIVEKDVIKLLMKNDVMVIAAGGGGIPVIVEDNKLKGVEAVIDKDRASALLAKEVDADILIILTGVEKVYLNFGKEDQKALDKITTTEAKKFLQEGHFPKGSMGPKIEAAIDFVESTGKECLITDMSVLDKALRGETGTRIIKG